ATTGAGACTGTCCGTGTCCAAGAAAGCCCAGATGAGACTATGCTCATCTTATGTGACaatttctgttacattttcttGCATTACAATTAAAAGACAGAACCAGCAAAGCAGTGGAGGGCGCGGCCATGaggtaggaagagaaggaagggctaTTCAGTCACCTGGGGATAAGGGCTGGAATACTCCAGAATAGCCTTGGCCCCAGCCTGGAAGCCAGAGGAAAGTACAGTATTTCAAGAAGAGAGCAGTCAACTCTAAAATGGTGAAGTCACGTATGACCGGGACAGAGATGGCATCCCTGAATTTGTCACTGTGGAGACCCCTCATGACCTAGACAAGTGCAGTCTGGGAGGACTCCTCACTTGGTTGGAAACCCAAGTGAGAAGGGTGGAGGGCAGAGTAGGGGCggggccatggggaggggtgATAGCTTTCTTCACGGCACAGGATGAAGGGGAGCCAAGGGGGGTGCGCGGTAAGAGTCTTCCCTTTCTGTTGAAAGATGATGAATATGGAGCATATTTTAATGTGGATGGAGTGATCCAGTAGAGGGGAAATTTGGATGAAGCCGGAAAGGAAGTTTGGTCACTGCAAATTGAAGTTCTTAAAGCTTCTCAAGGCCACGTGGAAGTCCTggcttttgagagacaaaggggcAACGTTTCTGTTATAAAAGCAGAGTCTGGGATGGACACAAGGTGGTAGTTCTGGTAGAGGGAATTGGAGAGGGTTTCTGACTGCCTGCTTCGGTTTTCTCAAGGACGTCTAAGGCAAAATCTTCAACCGGGAGGTGGCCCTACGGAAGCGATGTGTGGGAGGTTTGGAGAGAAAGCCAGGGAACACGGCTAGGAGACCCCAACAGGGACACGGTGTCGAGTGCCAGGCAGAGCTACTAGCCCCCTGTGCATGTGCCATGGCCTGTAACAAAGGACATCCGACTTAAAAAACTTCTAATGCTTCCCTCTGACAAGAGTCTAGGTGGCATCCATTCTTCCAAAGTAAGGGAACTGTTGCTCCGAAGGGTTCAACAGGAGAACGAAACACTTCATCAACTCAAAGCCGTGTCTTTCGATTTCCAGTTTGCCAAAGCAGAGGCGGATTACTATCGACAATACCAAGAAATGATGCTGGGGAAAGCATGGAAATACAGAATGGTTCCAAGGCGGGAACtcaaaacacagagagagagaccacatagTGAAAAACCAGGAGATGCTAAAAAATGGGACTCTTTAGTGCCTGAGAGGGAGCTGGGCCAGATAGAGAGGCACATACACCGAGCAAAACGGGCCAGAGGCCTCAGAGACCACAACTATCAGCCCCTCCCTCGAAGGAGTCTCAGCGTAACAATCTTCCCCAAAATTTTACCCCTAGGGAAGGATGAAAAGACGGACATTCtccagaaaacacacaaaacGAAGACCAAAAAACACAGGGCAGCCTGGGCCAAGGAACAGATCAAGGGGCATCGAGACCGGATGACGCGGGGGAGAGAGCTCAcggagcagagaagggagagccGAGGTCAAGGGCTCTCGGGCCTGGCGCCCCCTCTCCGCAGGCCTCGGGCGCACAGGGAGGAAGTGAAAGAATTCGAGTGGGTCACAGCCTATCCGATGGCCCAGCCTTACCAGGAAACGCTCCTAGAAGTGACCATCCTCATGGAAAAGTCCAAGAAGGAGAGCGTCAAAAAGCCACTCCAAAGAGAGCTCTTGACTATGCCACCATTTTTGAGAAGTCAGctagaaaaaagtaaagtttaagttattttctggattgttgtatttctttttcaggttaGCACACTTTCATAGTTGTTAGTGCGATAAAATCCTGTCCCCCTGAATTTTGTTTATACGTGCATCAAATCTGGGCGGTGGGGAAGGATAGTAAGACCAAGCATTTCAGCTATCTGCAGAACTATTTCTCAGACCTGTGACTTAAAACCCCCACCATCTTACTATAGCTCATAATTCTGTATCAGAAATTTaggcagagcccagcagggcATTTTGCCTTACCTGTCACCATTAGAGCGGCTTGGGGATATTCAGGTGACAGCTGGACTAGTCTGGAGGGGACAGACGGCACGCCCTTGGGGACGGCTAGAAGGCTGGGCTTCACTGTTCCGGTCCCGTCTCCCTTCTTCATGTAGTTTCTGGCCACGGGGTAGCTGGCCTTATTACACAGTGACTCGGCTCCGGTGACTTGTTAGACACCGCAAGGTTTCTTTTAACCTACCCTCCAAAGTCCCAGAACATCACTCCTGCCAAAAGCTGTTGGTCAGACAAGTCACCAagaccagcccagattcaagggggaggaaacagactcttcctctcaaagaaatttgcaaccatcttttaaTCTACCACTCCAAGGCTCTGAAAAGTCC
The genomic region above belongs to Suricata suricatta isolate VVHF042 chromosome 2, meerkat_22Aug2017_6uvM2_HiC, whole genome shotgun sequence and contains:
- the LOC115285955 gene encoding putative uncharacterized protein ZNRD1-AS1 isoform X3, producing MLPSDKSLGGIHSSKVRELLLRRVQQENETLHQLKAVSFDFQFAKAEADYYRQYQEMMLGKAWKYRMVPRRELKTQRERPHSEKPGDAKKWDSLVPERELGQIERHIHRAKRARGLRDHNYQPLPRRSLSVTIFPKILPLGKDEKTDILQKTHKTKTKKHRAAWAKEQIKGHRDRMTRGRELTEQRRESRGQGLSGLAPPLRRPRAHREEVKEFEWVTAYPMAQPYQETLLEVTILMEKSKKESVKKPLQRELLTMPPFLRSQLEKSKV
- the LOC115285955 gene encoding putative uncharacterized protein ZNRD1-AS1 isoform X1, whose translation is MLLVKLAIDRALAEAKDTGDKQKEAPGAMTTGARQGGSPGNLKEDQVSAQTPPSGPPPVTDSEWWDLSAEEQLAWAKTTQDPQIAVGSQSPLEKKIKSLGGIHSSKVRELLLRRVQQENETLHQLKAVSFDFQFAKAEADYYRQYQEMMLGKAWKYRMVPRRELKTQRERPHSEKPGDAKKWDSLVPERELGQIERHIHRAKRARGLRDHNYQPLPRRSLSVTIFPKILPLGKDEKTDILQKTHKTKTKKHRAAWAKEQIKGHRDRMTRGRELTEQRRESRGQGLSGLAPPLRRPRAHREEVKEFEWVTAYPMAQPYQETLLEVTILMEKSKKESVKKPLQRELLTMPPFLRSQLEKSKV
- the LOC115285955 gene encoding putative uncharacterized protein ZNRD1-AS1 isoform X2; the encoded protein is MLLVKLAIDRALAEAKDTGDKQKEAPGAMTTGARQGGSPGNLKEDQVSAQTPPSGPPPVTDSEWWDLSAEEQLAWAKTTQDPQIAVGSQSPLEKKIKFAKAEADYYRQYQEMMLGKAWKYRMVPRRELKTQRERPHSEKPGDAKKWDSLVPERELGQIERHIHRAKRARGLRDHNYQPLPRRSLSVTIFPKILPLGKDEKTDILQKTHKTKTKKHRAAWAKEQIKGHRDRMTRGRELTEQRRESRGQGLSGLAPPLRRPRAHREEVKEFEWVTAYPMAQPYQETLLEVTILMEKSKKESVKKPLQRELLTMPPFLRSQLEKSKV